From Rutidosis leptorrhynchoides isolate AG116_Rl617_1_P2 chromosome 3, CSIRO_AGI_Rlap_v1, whole genome shotgun sequence, a single genomic window includes:
- the LOC139901187 gene encoding receptor like protein kinase S.2-like, with translation MNPRLGSFALAEFLARNEHGEHVVVDKKVCVRGIFGYLAPEYMELGEATPMADVYSFGVVVLEVVSGQTAVDFRRPEVLLVKRFHEIVSREGDYDRLIDTRLDGDYNRKELTRLLKLAMACTQSNPNLRPTMTTVVSILDGHDKFLMDKGQKENMDEWKEKNVLSLSLIRRIQALGIQ, from the coding sequence ATGAACCCTAGGCTGGGTTCGTTTGCGTTAGCAGAATTTTTAGCACGAAATGAACACGGGGAACACGTTGTAGTTGATAAAAAAGTATGTGTGCGTGGGATTTTTGGATATTTGGCGCCGGAATATATGGAATTAGGTGAAGCTACACCAATGGCGGACGTTTACAGTTTTGGTGTGGTGGTGCTCGAGGTGGTGAGTGGGCAGACAGCTGTAGATTTTAGGCGGCCCGAGGTTTTGTTAGTAAAAAGATTTCACGAAATCGTGTCACGTGAAGGAGACTATGACCGGTTGATAGATACACGACTAGATGGAGATTATAACCGAAAAGAGTTAACGAGGTTATTGAAGTTAGCAATGGCGTGCACACAGTCTAACCCAAATTTAAGACCAACGATGACGACTGTTGTGAGCATACTTGACGGACACGATAAATTTCTTATGGATAAAGGGCAAAAAGAGAATATGGATGAATGGAAAGAAAAAAATGTGTTATCTCTGtcactgattcgaagaatacaagcTTTGGGAATTCAATGA
- the LOC139901188 gene encoding uncharacterized mitochondrial protein AtMg00820-like → MESPRRSTTKEILSRKKAQRSRYPIANIAYGNLSNAAHKFNSALYSKKIPATVDQAMKSDKWRKAMEKEMEALKKSDTRKKCVIPQGKKSVGNRWVFTIKYKPDGTIERYKGRLVAKGYTQTYGIDYSETFSPVPKNLK, encoded by the exons ATGGAGTCTCCTCGA AGGAGTACCACCAAAGAGATACTCTCCAGAAAAAAAGCTCAAAGATCCAGATACCCAATTGCTAATATTGCATACGGGAATCTATCAAATGCAGCACATAAATTCAATTCTGCTTTATACTCTAAAAAAATTCCAGCTACAGTTGATCAAGCAATGAAATCTGACAAATGGAGAAAGGCCATGGAAAAAGAAATGGAAGCACTCAAGAAAAGTGACACGCGGAAAAAATGTGTCATTCCTCAAGGAAAAAAATCAGTAGGAAACCGATGGGTGTTTACAATAAAATACAAACCAGATGGtaccattgaaagatacaaagGCCGGTTAgttgccaagggatatactcaAACATATGGAATAGATTATTCTGAGACTTTCTCACCAGTTccgaagaatttgaaatga
- the LOC139897557 gene encoding receptor like protein kinase S.2-like — translation MHLHHICFVLPSDADHDIHPFDHHPKPPPLPTPPPPPKRTPRGVQLRKTLQKFFKSKKDFRLCRSCLKPTSVFHDTDGIQFSKETNVGAHSPKTYTYSELYIATKGFSQDEILGTGGFGRVYRAVLPSDRTVVAVKCLMETGERFEKSFAAELVAVAHLRHRNLVPLRGWCVHENQLLLVYDYMPNRSLDRLLFKRVDKNGKLVGPPLNWERRVKIVKGLAAALFYLHEQLEAQIIHRDVKTSNVMLDSNFNARLGDFGLARWLEHELGYQTRTNSMSMSNQPLRLMDTTRIGGTIGYLPPESFEKRAIATAKSDVFSFGIVLLEIVTGRRSVDLTLPDDQIILVDRIRSLADEKMVLKAADTRLPNGSYPVHEMEHLIYLGLLSTLHDPKSRPNMKWIIESLVDGNCATLPKLPSFKSHPRYITVSHSTTTTTTETATTGASGGGTTTTTAATFAIASNSSTTFATANDESLYLTAEQELGHVSDDISATTQPSHRLLNVFPMVEPPREITYNEIISATENFSDSYRLSEVDFGTAYYGVLDNQDIIVKRLGMKTCPALRVRFANELANLGRLRHRNLVQLRGWCTEQGEMLVVYDFTANRLLGQLLSHHSHKRSPVLQWNHRYNIVKSLACAI, via the coding sequence ATGCATTTACACCATATATGTTTTGTATTACCATCTGATGCTGATCATGACATACACCCATTTGATCACCACCCtaaaccaccaccactaccaactCCCCCACCGCCACCTAAGCGGACCCCACGAGGCGTTCAACTCCGTAAAACGCTTCAAAAGTTTTTCAAGTCAAAAAAGGACTTTCGTTTATGTAGATCATGCCTAAAACCAACGAGCGTGTTTCACGACACAGATGGAATCCAGTTTTCGAAGGAAACAAATGTGGGGGCCCACAGCCCGAAGACGTATACGTACTCGGAACTTTATATAGCCACCAAAGGGTTTAGCCAAGATGAGATACTTGGAACCGGTGGGTTCGGGAGAGTCTATCGAGCCGTTTTACCAAGTGATCGAACCGTGGTGGCGGTAAAGTGTTTAATGGAGACCGGGGAGCGGTTCGAGAAGAGTTTCGCAGCTGAATTAGTCGCAGTGGCCCACTTACGACATCGTAACTTAGTCCCTCTTCGTGGTTGGTGCGTTCATGAAAATCAGCTGCTTTTAGTATACGATTACATGCCAAATCGGAGCCTTGATCGGTTACTATTTAAAAGAGTCGATAAAAATGGAAAGTTGGTGGGCCCACCACTTAATTGGGAAAGGAGAGTGAAAATAGTAAAGGGTTTAGCAGCAGCATTGTTTTATCTCCATGAACAGCTTGAAGCACAAATTATACACCGTGATGTAAAAACGAGTAACGTGATGCTCGATTCGAATTTTAACGCGAGACTCGGTGATTTCGGGTTGGCTAGATGGTTAGAACATGAACTCGGGTACCAAACTAGAACGAACTCGATGTCTATGAGTAACCAACCGCTTCGGTTAATGGACACTACGAGAATTGGCGGTACGATCGGTTATTTACCACCCGAGAGTTTCGAAAAACGCGCGATTGCTACTGCGAAATCGGATGTTTTTAGTTTTGGTATTGTTTTGTTGGAAATTGTAACAGGAAGAAGATCAGTTGATCTTACACTTCCTGATGATCAGATCATTCTTGTTGATCGGATACGAAGTTTAGCCGATGAGAAGATGGTTCTGAAAGCGGCTGATACCCGGTTGCCAAACGGGTCGTACCCGGTTCATGAAATGGAGCATTTGATTTATCTCGGGTTGTTAAGCACGCTCCACGACCCGAAATCTCGACCCAATATGAAATGGATCATAGAATCACTTGTAGATGGTAATTGTGCAACCCTACCTAAGCTTCCTTCGTTCAAATCCCACCCCCGGTATATAACCGTATCTCAtagcaccaccaccaccacaacggaAACCGCCACTACCGGCGCTAGCGGTGGCGGCACGACCACCACCACCGCCGCCACTTTTGCAATTGCTTCCAATAGCTCAACCACGTTCGCTACAGCTAACGACGAAAGTTTATACCTAACTGCCGAACAGGAACTTGGACACGTCAGCGATGACATCAGCGCCACAACACAACCTAGCCACCGCCTATTAAACGTGTTCCCGATGGTTGAACCGCCAAGGGAGATTACTTATAACGAAATCATTTCTGCAACCGAAAATTTTTCAGATTCTTATCGATTATCAGAGGTCGATTTCGGAACCGCGTACTACGGTGTTCTCGACAACCAAGACATTATTGTAAAGAGGCTCGGGATGAAAACGTGCCCGGCCTTACGGGTCCGGTTCGCAAACGAGCTAGCCAATTTAGGAAGACTTCGCCACCGAAACCTCGTACAGCTACGTGGGTGGTGCACCGAACAAGGCGAAATGCTCGTGGTCTATGACTTTACGGCTAACCGTTTATTAGGTCAACTCCTATCCCATCATAGCCATAAAAGATCACCGGTTTTGCAATGGAACCATAGATACAACATTGTGAAATCACTCGCGTGTGCGATTTGA